A region from the Lycium barbarum isolate Lr01 chromosome 8, ASM1917538v2, whole genome shotgun sequence genome encodes:
- the LOC132607775 gene encoding uncharacterized protein LOC132607775 has protein sequence MDEETTTAMAWISFPNLLPTFFVRESLFSLASAVGKTLHLDLATVNKTRPNCARVKVQVDLLSDFPKFVMMEIEDDVTKETRNVKVKIHYDYLPMYCTECMMQGHANEGCRVLHPEPEKELNVKNPTVTSD, from the coding sequence ATGGATGAAGAAACTACTACTGCCATGGCATGGATCTCGTTTCCAAATCTATTGCCTACTTTCTTTGTGAGGGAGTCTTTGTTCTCACTTGCTTCTGCTGTGGGAAAAACATTGCATCTTGACTTGGCTACTGTTAATAAGACAAGGCCAAATTGTGCAAGGGTGAAAGTCCAGGTGGATTTATTATCAGATTTCCCAAAGTTTGTTatgatggagattgaagatgatgttACAAAAGAGACTAGGAATGTTAAGGTTAAGATTCACTATGATTATCTTCCAATGTATTGCACGGAGTGCATGATGCAAGGACATGCAAATGAGGGGTGTAGAGTACTGCATCCTGAACCAGAAAAGGAGTTAAATGTAAAAAATCCAACTGTTACTTCAGATTAG